The Paraburkholderia sp. SOS3 genome includes a region encoding these proteins:
- the araH gene encoding L-arabinose ABC transporter permease AraH produces the protein MQQAQENLAQQAAKSAAEALIPQANDRQKWWQQITEYSLIVIFAIMFITMSLTVDHFFSIENMLGLALSISQIGMVACTMMFCLASRDFDLSVGSTVAFAGVLCAMVLNATNNTFIAIVAAVAAGAVIGFVNGAVIAYLRINALITTLATMEIVRGLGFIVSHGQAVGVSSDTFIALGGLTFFGVSLPIWVTLCCFIVFGVMLNQTVYGRNTLAIGGNPEASRLAGINVERTRVYIFLIQGAVTALAGVILASRITSGQPNAAEGFELNVISACVLGGVSLLGGRATISGVVIGVLIMGTVENVMNLLNIDAFYQYLVRGAILLAAVLLDQLKNRGSRD, from the coding sequence ATGCAACAAGCTCAAGAAAACCTCGCGCAACAGGCGGCGAAAAGCGCCGCCGAAGCGCTGATTCCGCAGGCGAACGACCGCCAGAAATGGTGGCAGCAGATTACCGAGTACAGCCTCATCGTGATCTTCGCCATCATGTTCATCACGATGTCGCTGACGGTCGATCACTTCTTTTCGATCGAGAATATGCTCGGCCTCGCGCTGTCGATCTCGCAGATCGGCATGGTCGCGTGCACGATGATGTTCTGTCTCGCGTCGCGCGATTTCGATCTGTCCGTGGGTTCGACCGTCGCGTTTGCCGGCGTGCTGTGCGCAATGGTGCTCAATGCGACGAACAATACGTTCATTGCGATCGTCGCCGCGGTCGCGGCCGGCGCCGTGATCGGCTTCGTGAACGGCGCCGTGATCGCATACTTGCGCATCAACGCGCTGATCACGACGCTCGCGACGATGGAAATCGTGCGCGGCCTCGGCTTTATCGTGTCGCACGGGCAGGCGGTCGGCGTGTCGTCCGATACGTTTATCGCGCTCGGCGGCCTGACGTTCTTCGGCGTCTCGCTGCCGATCTGGGTCACGCTGTGCTGCTTTATCGTGTTCGGCGTGATGCTCAATCAGACCGTCTACGGCCGCAATACGCTCGCGATCGGCGGCAATCCGGAAGCGTCGCGGTTGGCCGGTATCAACGTCGAACGCACGCGTGTATATATCTTCCTGATTCAGGGCGCGGTGACGGCACTGGCCGGTGTGATTCTTGCGTCGCGCATCACGTCGGGCCAGCCGAATGCGGCCGAAGGCTTCGAGCTGAACGTGATCTCCGCGTGCGTGCTCGGCGGCGTGTCGCTGCTCGGCGGTCGCGCGACGATCTCGGGTGTGGTGATCGGCGTGCTGATCATGGGCACGGTCGAGAACGTGATGAACCTGCTCAATATCGATGCGTTCTATCAGTACCTCGTGCGCGGTGCGATCCTGCTCGCCGCCGTGCTGCTCGACCAGTTGAAGAACCGTGGTTCGCGCGATTGA
- the araG gene encoding L-arabinose ABC transporter ATP-binding protein AraG, which yields MSATLRFDNIGKVFPGVRALDGISFDVHAGQVHGLMGENGAGKSTLLKILGGEYQPDSGRVLIDGNEVHFGSAGASIAAGIAVIHQELQYVPDLTVAENLMLGRLPNALGWVNKRHAKRYVREQLAAMGVDLNPDAKLRKLSIAQRQMVEICKALMRNARVIALDEPTSSLSHRETEVLFKLVRDLRADNRALIYISHRMDEIYRLCDACTIFRDGRKVASHETLEGVSRDTIVSEMVGREISDIYNYTPRELGEVRFSAKAIEGGPLTEPASFEVRRGEIVGFFGLVGAGRSELMHLVYGDDPKKGGQLTLDGKPIKVKSAGDAIRQGIVLCPEDRKEEGIVAIASVAENINISCRRHYLRAGIFLDRKKEAETADRFIKLLKIKTPSRRQKIRFLSGGNQQKAILSRWLAEPDLKVVILDEPTRGIDVGAKHEIYNVIYELAQRGCAIVMISSELPEVLGVSDRIVVMRQGRISGELARGAATEQSVLNLALPKSSTVSETAQAA from the coding sequence GTGTCAGCGACGCTGCGTTTTGACAATATCGGCAAGGTGTTTCCAGGCGTACGCGCGCTCGACGGCATTTCGTTCGACGTGCATGCGGGCCAGGTGCACGGCCTGATGGGCGAGAACGGCGCGGGGAAATCGACCCTGCTCAAGATTCTCGGCGGCGAATATCAGCCGGACTCGGGGCGGGTCCTGATCGACGGCAACGAAGTGCACTTCGGCAGCGCCGGTGCGTCGATTGCGGCCGGTATCGCGGTGATTCACCAGGAATTGCAGTACGTGCCGGATCTGACGGTCGCGGAGAACCTGATGCTCGGCCGCCTGCCCAATGCGCTCGGCTGGGTCAACAAGCGCCATGCGAAGCGCTATGTGCGCGAGCAGCTCGCCGCGATGGGGGTCGATCTGAACCCGGATGCGAAGCTGCGCAAGCTGTCTATCGCGCAGCGGCAGATGGTCGAAATCTGCAAGGCGCTGATGCGCAATGCGCGCGTGATCGCGCTCGACGAGCCGACGAGCTCGCTGTCGCATCGCGAAACCGAAGTGCTGTTCAAGCTCGTGCGCGATCTGCGCGCCGACAATCGCGCGCTGATCTATATCTCGCACCGCATGGACGAGATCTATCGGCTGTGCGACGCGTGCACGATTTTCCGCGACGGCCGCAAGGTTGCCTCGCACGAGACGCTCGAAGGCGTGAGCCGCGACACGATCGTCAGCGAAATGGTGGGCCGCGAGATTTCGGACATCTATAACTACACGCCGCGCGAACTCGGCGAAGTGCGCTTCTCGGCGAAGGCCATCGAAGGCGGTCCGCTGACGGAGCCGGCGAGCTTCGAGGTGCGGCGCGGCGAGATCGTCGGCTTTTTCGGTCTGGTCGGCGCGGGCCGCAGCGAACTGATGCACCTCGTGTACGGCGACGATCCGAAAAAGGGCGGGCAACTGACGCTCGACGGCAAGCCGATCAAGGTGAAAAGCGCGGGCGACGCGATTCGCCAGGGCATCGTGCTGTGCCCCGAAGACCGCAAGGAAGAGGGCATCGTCGCGATCGCGTCGGTGGCGGAGAACATCAATATCAGTTGCCGGCGCCACTATCTGCGCGCGGGCATTTTCCTCGATCGCAAGAAGGAAGCCGAAACGGCGGACCGCTTTATCAAGCTTCTGAAGATCAAGACGCCGAGCCGCCGCCAGAAAATCCGCTTCCTGTCGGGCGGCAACCAGCAGAAAGCGATTCTGTCGCGCTGGCTTGCGGAGCCCGATCTGAAGGTCGTGATTCTCGACGAACCGACGCGCGGTATCGACGTCGGTGCGAAGCACGAGATTTACAACGTGATCTACGAGCTCGCGCAGCGCGGCTGCGCGATCGTGATGATTTCGTCGGAATTGCCGGAAGTACTCGGCGTTTCCGATCGCATCGTCGTGATGCGGCAAGGCCGCATTTCCGGCGAGCTGGCGCGCGGCGCGGCGACCGAGCAATCGGTGCTGAACCTCGCCTTGCCGAAGAGTTCGACAGTATCCGAGACCGCGCAGGCGGCCTGA
- a CDS encoding outer membrane protein produces MTAIKSWLTALTFAALAGVAHAQTPEVTSAVTPLTTPTKSPDSQVLATHSEFAGPYAGIKVGGNWSDASGVVNKGTHGTAFFGAMAGYGFDVGRFVLGAEAFADFHGGSTTKVDGGLDARIGMPFDRIMPYARIGFTTAWPDTRLHGGLGVEYAIYKNIHINGEWTADRSNSNGTKRTNNSFTVGMTYYFR; encoded by the coding sequence ATGACAGCAATTAAATCCTGGTTGACCGCATTGACCTTTGCCGCGCTCGCCGGCGTTGCGCACGCTCAGACGCCCGAAGTCACGTCCGCAGTTACGCCGCTCACGACCCCGACGAAATCGCCCGATTCACAGGTCCTCGCCACACACTCGGAGTTCGCCGGTCCCTATGCCGGCATCAAGGTCGGCGGGAACTGGTCCGACGCGTCCGGCGTTGTCAACAAGGGCACACACGGCACCGCGTTCTTCGGCGCGATGGCCGGCTATGGATTCGACGTCGGCCGCTTCGTGCTCGGCGCCGAGGCATTCGCCGATTTTCACGGCGGTTCGACGACGAAAGTCGACGGCGGCCTCGACGCGCGCATCGGCATGCCGTTCGACAGGATCATGCCGTACGCGCGCATCGGTTTTACGACGGCATGGCCCGATACGCGGCTTCACGGCGGCCTCGGCGTCGAATACGCGATTTACAAAAATATCCATATCAACGGCGAATGGACTGCCGACAGATCGAATTCGAATGGAACGAAAAGAACGAATAATAGTTTTACGGTCGGCATGACCTATTATTTCCGCTGA
- a CDS encoding arabinose ABC transporter substrate-binding protein, with protein MKRRIFLTLAAAATTAVLVNAPVAQAADQVKIGFLVKQPEEPWFQDEWKFAEIAAKQKGFTLVKIGAPSGEKVMSAIDNLAAQKAQGFVICTPDVKLGPGIVAKAKADGLKMMTVDDRLVDGSGKPIESVPHMGISAYNIGKQVGEGIAAEIKKRGWDMKDVGAIDVTYEQLPTAHDRTAGATDALVAAGFPKANIVAAPQAKTDTENAFNAANIALTKNPQFKHWVAYGLNDEAVLGAVRAAEGRGFKADNMIGIGIGGSDSALNEFKKPQPTGFYGTVIISPKRHGEETSDLMYAWITQGKEPPLLTLTTGMLATRDNVGEVRKEMGLASK; from the coding sequence ATGAAACGCAGAATATTCCTCACGCTCGCGGCGGCAGCGACGACGGCGGTGCTCGTCAACGCGCCGGTTGCGCAGGCAGCCGATCAGGTCAAGATCGGCTTTCTCGTGAAGCAGCCCGAGGAGCCGTGGTTCCAGGATGAGTGGAAGTTCGCCGAGATCGCCGCGAAGCAGAAGGGCTTCACGCTCGTGAAGATCGGTGCGCCGTCGGGCGAGAAGGTGATGAGCGCGATCGACAACCTCGCCGCGCAAAAGGCGCAGGGCTTCGTGATCTGCACGCCGGACGTCAAGCTCGGGCCGGGCATCGTGGCGAAGGCGAAGGCCGACGGCCTCAAGATGATGACGGTCGACGACCGCCTCGTCGACGGCTCGGGCAAGCCGATCGAGTCGGTGCCGCATATGGGCATCTCGGCGTACAACATCGGCAAGCAGGTCGGCGAAGGCATCGCGGCCGAGATCAAGAAGCGCGGCTGGGACATGAAGGACGTCGGCGCGATCGACGTGACCTACGAGCAACTGCCGACCGCGCACGACCGCACGGCCGGCGCGACCGACGCGCTCGTCGCCGCGGGCTTTCCGAAGGCCAACATCGTCGCCGCGCCGCAAGCGAAGACCGACACGGAAAACGCCTTCAACGCAGCGAACATCGCGCTCACGAAGAACCCGCAATTCAAGCACTGGGTGGCCTACGGTCTGAACGACGAAGCGGTGCTCGGCGCGGTGCGCGCTGCCGAAGGCCGCGGCTTCAAAGCCGACAACATGATCGGCATCGGTATCGGCGGTTCGGATTCGGCACTGAACGAGTTCAAGAAGCCGCAGCCGACGGGCTTCTACGGCACCGTGATCATCAGCCCGAAGCGCCACGGCGAGGAAACCTCGGACCTGATGTACGCATGGATCACGCAAGGCAAGGAACCGCCGCTGCTGACGCTGACGACCGGCATGCTCGCCACGCGCGACAACGTCGGCGAAGTGCGCAAGGAGATGGGTCTCGCGTCGAAGTAA
- a CDS encoding SDR family oxidoreductase gives MNRLAGKVALITGAGRGIGAAIAHAFAREGAAVVLAELDIDTAQQTAREIEAAAASTNAGANHGAGGARVLAVRTDVTQSASVQHAVDEAQRAFGPLDVLVNNAGINVFCDPLTMSDDDWRRCFAVDLDGVWNGCRAALPGMVERGRGSIVNIASTHSFKIIPGCFPYPVAKHGVIGLTRALGIEYAPRNVRVNAIAPGYIETQLTREWWDNQPDPAAAQQATLDLQPMKRIGRPEEVAMTAVFLASDEAPFINASCITVDGGRSALYHD, from the coding sequence ATGAATCGCCTTGCCGGCAAGGTCGCATTGATCACGGGCGCGGGTCGCGGCATCGGCGCCGCGATCGCGCACGCGTTCGCGCGTGAAGGCGCGGCGGTCGTGCTTGCGGAGCTCGATATCGACACGGCGCAGCAGACCGCGCGAGAAATCGAGGCGGCTGCGGCCAGCACGAATGCCGGCGCGAACCATGGCGCCGGCGGCGCACGCGTGCTCGCCGTGCGCACCGACGTCACGCAGTCCGCATCGGTGCAACACGCGGTCGACGAAGCGCAGCGCGCGTTCGGCCCGCTCGACGTGCTCGTCAACAACGCCGGCATCAATGTGTTCTGCGACCCGCTTACGATGAGCGACGACGACTGGCGACGCTGCTTCGCGGTCGACCTCGACGGCGTCTGGAACGGCTGTCGCGCCGCATTGCCGGGTATGGTCGAACGCGGCCGCGGCAGCATCGTCAATATCGCGTCGACGCACTCGTTCAAGATCATTCCAGGGTGCTTTCCGTATCCGGTTGCAAAGCACGGCGTGATCGGCCTGACGCGCGCGCTCGGCATCGAATACGCGCCGCGCAATGTGCGCGTCAATGCAATCGCGCCTGGCTATATCGAAACGCAGTTGACGCGCGAATGGTGGGACAACCAGCCGGACCCCGCCGCCGCGCAGCAGGCGACGCTCGATTTGCAGCCGATGAAACGCATCGGCCGTCCCGAAGAAGTCGCGATGACCGCGGTGTTTCTCGCCTCCGACGAAGCGCCGTTTATCAACGCGAGCTGTATCACCGTCGATGGCGGCCGCTCGGCGCTTTATCACGATTGA
- a CDS encoding 2-dehydro-3-deoxy-6-phosphogalactonate aldolase, with amino-acid sequence MQAELNLPGPYQPHAGLMAAFEACPLIAILRGVTPADAADHGRALYDAGFRIVEVPLNSPQPFDSIAAIRHALPPDAIVGAGTVLQASFVHQVKQAGGELIVMPHADPEVVLAAKSHAMACSPGVATPTEAFIALKNGADVLKMFPAEQLGCHVVKAWRAVIAAQVPLVPVGGITPDNMGPFLRAGANGFGLGSALFKPGQSATITASHAKAYINELRVARAGANQ; translated from the coding sequence ATGCAAGCTGAACTGAATCTGCCCGGCCCTTACCAGCCGCACGCGGGCCTGATGGCCGCATTCGAAGCGTGTCCGCTGATTGCGATTCTGCGCGGCGTAACGCCGGCCGATGCGGCCGATCATGGCCGTGCGCTTTATGACGCGGGCTTTCGTATCGTCGAGGTGCCGCTCAATTCCCCGCAGCCGTTCGACAGCATCGCGGCGATCCGCCATGCGTTGCCGCCCGATGCGATTGTCGGCGCGGGTACGGTGCTGCAGGCGTCGTTCGTTCATCAGGTGAAGCAGGCGGGCGGCGAACTGATCGTGATGCCGCACGCGGACCCCGAAGTCGTGCTCGCGGCGAAGTCGCATGCGATGGCCTGTTCGCCCGGCGTCGCGACGCCGACCGAAGCGTTTATCGCGCTCAAGAACGGGGCCGACGTGCTGAAGATGTTCCCCGCCGAACAGCTGGGCTGCCATGTCGTGAAGGCGTGGCGCGCGGTGATCGCGGCGCAGGTGCCGCTCGTGCCGGTCGGCGGCATCACGCCGGACAACATGGGCCCGTTCCTGAGGGCCGGCGCAAACGGTTTCGGTCTCGGCTCCGCGCTGTTCAAGCCGGGCCAGAGCGCCACGATTACCGCGTCGCATGCAAAGGCATATATCAACGAGCTGCGCGTCGCGCGCGCGGGTGCGAACCAATGA
- a CDS encoding SDR family NAD(P)-dependent oxidoreductase — MSSPANASARHAADVYAHYPSLADRTVLITGGATGIGAAFVEHFAAQGARVAFFDIDETAGDALADELGDSRHKPLFARCDVTDIDALQKAIADVRAALGPILVLVNNAANDKRHKIADVTAESFDASIAVNVRHQFFAAQAVADDMKAAGGGSIINLGSISWMLKNGNLPVYLMAKSAVQGLTRGLARDLGPFHIRVNSLVPGWVMTEKQKRLWVDDAGRRAIKEGQCIDAELMPDDIARMALFLAADDSRMITAQDMIVDGGWA, encoded by the coding sequence ATGTCGTCTCCTGCCAATGCAAGCGCACGGCATGCCGCCGATGTCTATGCGCACTATCCGAGCCTCGCGGACCGTACGGTGCTGATCACGGGCGGTGCGACCGGCATCGGCGCGGCCTTCGTCGAGCATTTCGCCGCGCAGGGCGCGCGCGTCGCGTTCTTCGATATCGACGAAACGGCCGGCGACGCGCTCGCCGACGAACTCGGCGATTCGCGGCACAAGCCGCTGTTCGCGCGCTGCGACGTGACCGATATCGACGCGCTGCAAAAGGCGATTGCCGATGTCCGCGCGGCGCTCGGGCCGATCCTGGTGCTCGTCAACAATGCGGCGAACGACAAGCGCCACAAGATCGCGGACGTGACGGCCGAATCGTTCGACGCGAGCATTGCCGTGAACGTGCGGCATCAGTTTTTCGCCGCGCAGGCGGTGGCCGACGATATGAAAGCGGCCGGCGGCGGCTCGATCATCAATCTCGGCTCGATCAGCTGGATGCTGAAAAACGGCAACCTGCCTGTCTATCTGATGGCGAAATCGGCGGTGCAAGGGCTCACGCGCGGCCTCGCACGCGATCTCGGGCCGTTCCATATTCGCGTCAATTCGCTGGTGCCGGGCTGGGTGATGACGGAAAAACAGAAACGCCTGTGGGTCGACGATGCGGGCCGCCGCGCGATCAAGGAAGGGCAGTGCATCGACGCGGAACTGATGCCGGACGATATCGCGCGCATGGCGCTGTTTCTCGCCGCCGACGATAGCCGGATGATCACCGCGCAGGACATGATTGTCGACGGAGGATGGGCATGA
- a CDS encoding 2-dehydro-3-deoxygalactonokinase: MPVESAAAAQKRRSAQADADAADTDAAGGASDTAKNQAALIALDWGTTALRAYLFDAAGRLLETRASTAGIMNLPRAAGEGGFDLAFDAVCGSWLESAPHLPVMAAGMVGSAQGWKEAPYVDTPASPDAIVRGLAHVQTRRGVALHIVPGVLERGELPNVMRGEETQIFGALAGDTVTVANRSQANEATAAHDDESALIGLPGTHAKWVIVRDACIERFYTFMTGEVFAALSEHTILGRTMTTPDRPDTAAFLRGISVARNHGHAGMLATIFSTRTLGLTAQLSREEQPDYLSGLLIGHELNGLEAVLERQQSTLAGRTLRLIGNEALCERYRLALTQYGCQSAELVKHATERGLWRIAVQAGLVTPAAGAAPASRHG; this comes from the coding sequence ATGCCGGTCGAATCTGCCGCGGCAGCGCAGAAGCGGCGCAGCGCGCAGGCCGATGCCGACGCCGCCGACACCGACGCAGCGGGCGGCGCATCGGACACCGCGAAAAACCAGGCAGCACTGATCGCGCTCGATTGGGGCACGACCGCGCTGCGCGCCTATCTGTTCGACGCGGCGGGCCGATTGCTCGAAACGCGTGCGTCGACGGCCGGCATCATGAATCTGCCGCGCGCTGCCGGCGAAGGCGGTTTCGATCTCGCGTTCGACGCCGTCTGCGGCAGCTGGCTCGAAAGCGCACCGCATCTGCCGGTGATGGCAGCCGGCATGGTCGGTAGCGCGCAGGGGTGGAAAGAGGCGCCGTACGTCGATACGCCGGCAAGCCCCGATGCGATCGTGCGCGGCCTCGCGCATGTGCAGACGAGGCGCGGCGTGGCGCTGCATATCGTGCCGGGCGTCCTCGAGCGCGGCGAATTGCCGAACGTGATGCGCGGCGAAGAAACGCAGATATTCGGTGCGCTTGCCGGTGACACGGTAACCGTCGCGAACCGGTCGCAGGCGAACGAGGCAACCGCGGCGCACGATGACGAAAGCGCGCTGATCGGCCTGCCGGGTACGCACGCGAAGTGGGTGATCGTGCGCGACGCGTGCATCGAGCGCTTCTATACGTTCATGACGGGCGAAGTGTTCGCCGCGCTGTCCGAGCACACGATTCTCGGCCGCACGATGACAACGCCCGATCGGCCCGATACGGCGGCGTTTCTGCGCGGCATCAGCGTCGCGCGCAATCACGGCCATGCGGGCATGCTCGCGACGATCTTCAGCACGCGCACGCTCGGCCTGACCGCACAGCTTTCGCGCGAAGAGCAGCCCGACTATCTGTCGGGTCTGTTGATCGGCCACGAACTGAATGGACTCGAAGCGGTGCTCGAGCGTCAGCAGTCGACGCTCGCCGGCCGCACGCTGCGGCTGATCGGCAACGAGGCGCTGTGCGAACGGTATCGGCTCGCGCTCACGCAGTACGGCTGCCAGTCGGCCGAGCTCGTCAAACATGCAACCGAACGCGGCCTGTGGCGCATCGCCGTGCAGGCCGGCCTCGTGACACCCGCCGCCGGCGCTGCGCCTGCATCGCGCCACGGCTAG
- a CDS encoding IclR family transcriptional regulator produces MNKAMTNHAGSESDTVRQPVVRPSNGAAHPPAERDTIALPSTLLDITPQQAGTQTLLRGLAILEAAAAGVRDLRTFGAALGTTRSTTHRLVSSLVQARYLRQVQGGYLLGPKLIELGTIALEQMPLTTVARPHLAALAEQTHDTIHLGVRDGDDVLYIDKIPGTRGLEMRSRVGHRMPLASTGIGKAMMLDLAPEQWQKLFDASRRALADVSFKPDNRPDLQTFMQRMTNYSGGGFTFDLEENEASIRCVAAPVRDASGSIVAALSVASTLPYMSLERMDELIPVVQREARAISEELGWRAPQPATRRIKR; encoded by the coding sequence ATGAATAAAGCGATGACCAATCACGCCGGGTCCGAGTCCGACACGGTGAGACAACCCGTGGTGCGCCCGTCGAACGGCGCGGCCCATCCGCCTGCCGAGCGCGACACGATCGCGCTGCCGAGCACGCTGCTCGACATCACGCCGCAGCAGGCCGGCACGCAAACGCTCTTGCGCGGCCTCGCGATTCTCGAAGCGGCCGCCGCCGGCGTGCGCGACCTGCGCACGTTCGGCGCCGCGCTCGGCACGACGCGCAGCACGACGCACCGCCTCGTCAGCAGCCTCGTGCAGGCGCGCTATCTGCGCCAGGTGCAAGGCGGCTATCTGCTCGGCCCGAAACTCATCGAACTCGGCACGATCGCACTCGAGCAGATGCCGCTGACGACCGTCGCGCGCCCGCATCTGGCCGCGCTCGCCGAGCAAACGCACGACACGATTCACCTGGGCGTGCGCGACGGCGACGATGTGCTCTATATCGACAAGATTCCGGGCACGCGCGGTCTCGAGATGCGTTCGCGCGTCGGTCACCGGATGCCGCTCGCGTCGACCGGCATCGGCAAGGCGATGATGCTCGACCTCGCGCCCGAGCAGTGGCAGAAGCTGTTCGACGCATCGCGCCGCGCGCTCGCCGACGTGAGTTTCAAGCCCGACAACCGTCCCGATCTGCAGACCTTCATGCAGCGCATGACGAACTACTCGGGCGGCGGTTTCACCTTCGATCTCGAAGAAAACGAAGCATCGATCCGCTGTGTCGCGGCGCCCGTGCGCGACGCGTCCGGGTCGATCGTCGCGGCTTTATCGGTGGCGAGCACGCTTCCGTATATGTCGCTCGAGCGGATGGACGAACTGATTCCGGTCGTGCAGCGCGAAGCGCGTGCGATCTCGGAGGAACTCGGCTGGCGTGCGCCGCAACCGGCAACCCGCAGGATCAAGCGATGA